In a genomic window of Bordetella petrii:
- a CDS encoding circularly permuted type 2 ATP-grasp protein: MQHPQPAPTAAYDEMLDAHGEVRPHYQAFSQWLSQQSADAMAARQIEADLSFRRVGITFSVAGDEAGTERLIPFDLIPRIIPADEWQRLDAGLKQRVRALNLFIHDIYHGHDIVRAGVVPAEQVFLNAQYRPEMQDVDVAEDIYCHIAGVDIVRAGAGEFYVLEDNLRVPSGVSYMLENRKMSMRLMSEAFGRVNVRPVAHYPDLLLDNLREVAPRSTDDPTVVVLTPGMYNSAYFEHAFLAQQMGVELVEGQDLFVEQNNVYMRTTRGPRRVDVIYRRVDDDFLDPLSFRADSALGVPGLLSVYRAGRVTLANAIGTGIADDKSTYQYVPDMIRFYLQEEPILANVPTWRCSRPDELSHVLAHMHELVVKEVHGAGGYGMLVGPSSTRAQIEAFKERVRSRPANYIAQPTLALSTVPTYVESGVAPRHVDLRPYVLCGKEIRTVPGGLCRVALIEGSLVVNSSQGGGTKDTWVLGD; this comes from the coding sequence ATGCAGCATCCCCAGCCTGCGCCCACCGCGGCGTATGACGAAATGCTTGACGCCCATGGCGAGGTGCGGCCGCATTACCAGGCGTTCTCGCAATGGCTGTCGCAGCAATCCGCCGACGCGATGGCGGCGCGGCAAATTGAGGCCGACCTGAGCTTCCGGCGTGTCGGCATCACCTTCTCGGTGGCTGGCGACGAGGCCGGCACCGAACGACTGATTCCCTTCGACCTCATCCCGCGCATCATTCCCGCCGACGAATGGCAGCGCCTGGACGCTGGCTTGAAGCAGCGCGTGCGCGCGCTGAACCTGTTCATCCACGACATCTACCATGGCCATGACATCGTGCGGGCCGGCGTGGTGCCGGCCGAACAGGTTTTCCTGAATGCGCAATACCGTCCCGAGATGCAGGATGTAGACGTGGCCGAAGACATCTACTGCCACATCGCCGGGGTGGACATCGTACGGGCGGGCGCCGGTGAGTTCTACGTGCTGGAAGACAACCTGCGCGTGCCTTCGGGCGTGTCGTACATGCTGGAAAACCGCAAGATGTCGATGCGGCTGATGTCCGAGGCGTTCGGCCGCGTCAACGTCAGGCCGGTGGCGCACTATCCCGACCTGCTGCTGGATAATCTGCGCGAAGTGGCGCCGCGCAGCACCGACGACCCCACCGTGGTGGTGCTGACGCCGGGCATGTACAACTCGGCATATTTCGAACACGCCTTCCTGGCCCAGCAGATGGGCGTGGAGCTGGTCGAGGGCCAGGATTTGTTCGTCGAGCAGAACAACGTATACATGCGCACCACCCGGGGCCCGCGCCGGGTCGACGTGATCTACCGCCGCGTCGACGACGACTTCCTGGACCCGCTCAGCTTTCGCGCCGATTCTGCCCTGGGCGTGCCCGGACTGCTGTCGGTGTACCGGGCCGGGCGCGTCACCCTGGCCAATGCCATCGGCACCGGCATCGCCGACGACAAATCCACGTACCAGTACGTGCCCGACATGATCCGCTTCTACCTGCAGGAAGAGCCCATTCTGGCCAATGTGCCCACGTGGCGCTGCTCGCGGCCCGACGAGCTGTCGCACGTGCTGGCCCACATGCACGAGCTGGTGGTGAAGGAAGTGCACGGCGCGGGCGGCTACGGCATGCTGGTGGGGCCGTCGTCGACGCGCGCGCAGATCGAGGCCTTCAAAGAGCGCGTGCGCAGCCGGCCGGCCAACTACATCGCCCAGCCCACGCTGGCGCTGTCGACCGTGCCGACCTATGTCGAGTCGGGCGTGGCGCCGCGCCACGTCGACCTGCGGCCCTATGTGCTGTGCGGCAAGGAAATCCGCACCGTGCCGGGAGGCCTGTGCCGGGTGGCGCTGATCGAAGGCTCGCTGGTGGTCAACAGCAGCCAGGGCGGCGGCACCAAAGACACCTGGGTACTGGGAGACTGA
- a CDS encoding alpha-E domain-containing protein, translating to MLSRTADNLFWMCRYIERAENTARMLDVNLQMSLMPQDAATRDGLWRAVLHISELQHGYDARYPAVTPLDVLHYMVREPANPSSIYACLRAARENARAVRGSLTTEVWETYNATWLELQRHLQDQLPERSPGKFFEWVKFRAHLARGVTIGTMLEDEALHFLRLGMHLERADNTARLLDVKFHETDVDTAARASEFYRWAALLSSVSGLEIYRKVYRDVITPDRVAELLILRPDMPRSLLASVQALTGDLERVSNQRSAETERRAGLLHAELRYGRVEDILRGGLHRYLERFLDRINDLGNRISQDFLVPLAA from the coding sequence ATGCTGAGCCGTACCGCCGACAACCTGTTCTGGATGTGCCGCTACATCGAGCGGGCCGAAAACACCGCGCGCATGCTGGACGTGAACCTGCAGATGTCGCTGATGCCCCAGGACGCCGCCACGCGCGATGGCCTGTGGCGCGCCGTGCTGCACATATCCGAACTGCAGCATGGCTACGACGCGCGCTACCCCGCCGTTACGCCGCTCGACGTGCTGCACTACATGGTGCGCGAGCCCGCCAACCCGTCGTCCATCTACGCCTGCCTGCGTGCTGCCCGCGAAAACGCCCGCGCCGTGCGCGGCAGCCTGACCACCGAAGTCTGGGAAACCTACAACGCCACCTGGCTGGAGCTGCAACGGCACTTGCAAGACCAACTGCCCGAACGCAGTCCCGGCAAGTTCTTCGAATGGGTGAAATTCCGCGCCCACCTGGCGCGCGGCGTCACCATCGGCACCATGCTCGAAGACGAGGCCCTGCACTTCCTGCGGTTGGGCATGCACCTGGAACGCGCCGACAACACGGCGCGCCTGCTCGACGTGAAGTTCCACGAAACCGATGTCGACACGGCGGCGCGCGCCAGCGAGTTCTACCGCTGGGCGGCGCTGCTGAGCTCGGTGTCGGGCCTGGAAATTTATCGCAAGGTGTACCGCGACGTGATCACGCCCGACCGCGTGGCCGAACTGTTGATCCTGCGGCCCGACATGCCGCGCTCGCTGCTGGCCTCCGTGCAGGCGCTGACAGGCGACCTGGAGCGCGTGTCGAACCAGCGCTCGGCCGAAACCGAAAGGCGCGCCGGGCTGTTGCACGCCGAACTGCGCTACGGCCGCGTCGAAGACATTCTGCGCGGCGGCCTGCACCGCTACCTGGAACGCTTCCTGGACCGCATCAACGACCTGGGCAACCGCATCAGCCAGGACTTCCTGGTGCCGCTGGCCGCTTGA
- a CDS encoding transglutaminase family protein, with amino-acid sequence MKHLIRHVTQYRYTTPVGYSIQTLRLTPRQDEHQRTLRWRIDAPGPLEQQVDAYGNITHMLTLTRPHDSIELCVTGQVDIAPLLDGRLRAEDNRLPVHAYCVQTPLTQADEVILDFARATLPDGLRTPADALALAGAICDRVAYEPGTTDVTTAASQVLALGHGVCQDHAHLFLACVRGLGVPARYVSGYLYTEAEHAASHAWADVWLPDGWTSIDITNRQFASDCHCRLAVARDYDSASPVRGVRHGGGEESMTVSVHVQAAAQQ; translated from the coding sequence ATGAAGCATCTCATCAGGCACGTCACGCAATACCGCTATACGACGCCGGTTGGCTACAGTATCCAGACCCTGCGCCTGACCCCGCGCCAGGACGAGCACCAGCGCACGCTGCGCTGGCGCATCGACGCGCCCGGCCCGTTGGAACAGCAGGTGGACGCCTATGGCAACATCACGCACATGCTCACCCTGACGCGGCCGCACGACAGCATCGAGCTGTGCGTCACCGGCCAGGTCGACATCGCCCCTCTGCTCGACGGCCGGCTGCGCGCCGAAGACAACCGCCTGCCGGTGCATGCCTATTGCGTGCAGACGCCGCTGACCCAGGCCGACGAGGTCATTCTCGATTTCGCCCGCGCCACCTTGCCCGACGGCCTGCGCACCCCGGCCGACGCGCTGGCGCTGGCTGGCGCCATCTGCGACCGCGTGGCCTACGAACCGGGCACCACTGACGTAACCACGGCCGCCAGCCAGGTGCTGGCCCTGGGCCATGGCGTGTGCCAGGACCACGCCCACCTGTTTCTGGCCTGCGTGCGCGGCCTGGGCGTGCCCGCCCGCTACGTCAGCGGCTACCTGTACACTGAAGCCGAACACGCCGCCAGCCATGCCTGGGCCGACGTCTGGCTGCCCGACGGCTGGACCAGCATCGACATCACCAACCGCCAGTTCGCATCGGACTGCCATTGCCGGCTGGCCGTGGCGCGCGACTACGATTCGGCCTCGCCAGTGCGCGGCGTGCGCCACGGAGGGGGCGAAGAGTCAATGACGGTATCAGTGCACGTGCAGGCCGCCGCTCAGCAATAA
- a CDS encoding proteasome-type protease produces MTYCVAACLDAGLVFLSDSRTNAGVDQVSVARKLNVFEQPGDRVMVLLTSGNLAISQAVVNLLAQLDSDSPDSLWSAPDMYEAARRVGEAVRRVHDRDAEALSEHGVDFNINLIFGGQIGAERGRLFQIYSAGNFIESSPDVPYVQIGEAKYGKPILDRVLRPDTSLDEAAKCALISMDSTLRSNISVGLPLDMLVYESGALRVTHFAHIDEDNEYFRMIRKTWGERLRQVFGEIADPSWTQAQSTGSLAAAGRLHQPHRLTPGGGAADPAPLQVLAQDPGGTQAS; encoded by the coding sequence ATGACTTACTGTGTTGCCGCCTGCCTGGACGCGGGCCTGGTTTTCCTGTCCGACTCGCGCACCAACGCGGGCGTCGACCAGGTCAGCGTTGCCCGCAAGCTCAATGTGTTCGAACAGCCTGGCGACCGCGTCATGGTGCTGCTCACCTCGGGCAACCTGGCCATCAGCCAGGCCGTGGTGAACCTGCTGGCCCAGCTCGACAGCGACAGCCCCGATTCGCTGTGGTCCGCGCCCGACATGTACGAGGCCGCGCGCCGCGTCGGCGAGGCCGTGCGCCGCGTGCACGACCGCGACGCCGAGGCCCTGAGCGAGCATGGCGTCGACTTCAATATCAACCTGATTTTCGGCGGACAGATCGGCGCCGAGCGCGGCCGGCTGTTCCAGATTTATTCGGCCGGCAATTTCATCGAATCGAGTCCCGACGTGCCCTACGTGCAGATCGGCGAAGCCAAGTACGGCAAACCCATCCTCGACCGCGTCCTGCGCCCCGATACCTCGCTGGACGAAGCCGCGAAATGCGCGCTGATTTCCATGGATTCGACCCTGCGCTCGAATATTTCGGTGGGCCTGCCGCTGGACATGCTGGTGTACGAGAGCGGCGCGCTGCGCGTGACGCACTTCGCCCACATCGACGAAGACAATGAGTACTTCCGCATGATCCGCAAGACCTGGGGCGAACGGCTGCGCCAGGTGTTCGGCGAAATTGCCGACCCCAGCTGGACACAAGCCCAGTCCACGGGCTCGCTGGCCGCCGCCGGCCGGCTGCACCAGCCGCATCGGCTGACGCCGGGCGGCGGCGCCGCCGACCCCGCGCCGCTGCAAGTGCTGGCGCAAGACCCGGGCGGCACGCAGGCCAGCTGA
- the metF gene encoding methylenetetrahydrofolate reductase [NAD(P)H], which yields MTATSTPALSLEFFPPRDIAAQERLVRAAKQMLAIQPRYVSVTFGAGGSTRAGTADTVRMLQNLGCDAAPHLSCIGATRENLRDILSAYREQGVRRLVALRGDLPSGMGGDAGELRYAADLVAFIRAETGDAFHIEVAAYPEMHPQAASPAADLNHFVAKVNAGADAAITQYFFNADAYFDFVDRAQAKGVSIPIVPGIMPITNHSQLVRFSEMCGAEIPRWIRLRLAEFGDDKASIRAFGVDVVGALCQTLLDNGAPGLHFYTLNHAEAPLAIWRELDLG from the coding sequence ATGACCGCAACTTCCACTCCCGCCCTGAGCCTGGAGTTCTTTCCCCCGCGCGACATCGCCGCCCAAGAACGGCTGGTGCGCGCGGCCAAGCAGATGCTGGCCATCCAGCCGCGCTACGTCAGCGTCACGTTCGGCGCGGGCGGTTCTACCCGCGCCGGTACGGCCGACACAGTGCGCATGCTGCAGAACCTGGGCTGCGATGCCGCCCCGCACCTGTCGTGCATCGGCGCCACGCGCGAAAACCTGCGCGATATCCTGTCGGCCTATCGCGAGCAGGGCGTGCGGCGCCTGGTGGCGTTGCGCGGCGACCTGCCTTCGGGCATGGGCGGCGATGCCGGTGAACTGCGTTACGCGGCCGACCTGGTGGCGTTCATCCGCGCCGAAACGGGCGACGCGTTCCACATCGAAGTCGCGGCCTACCCCGAAATGCACCCGCAGGCCGCCAGCCCGGCGGCCGACCTGAACCACTTCGTGGCCAAGGTCAACGCCGGCGCCGACGCGGCTATCACCCAGTATTTCTTCAACGCCGACGCTTATTTCGATTTTGTCGACCGCGCCCAGGCAAAGGGGGTGTCCATCCCCATCGTGCCGGGCATCATGCCCATTACCAACCATTCGCAATTGGTGCGGTTTTCGGAAATGTGCGGCGCCGAGATCCCGCGCTGGATTCGGCTGCGGCTGGCCGAGTTCGGCGACGACAAGGCTTCCATCCGCGCATTTGGTGTCGACGTGGTGGGCGCGCTGTGCCAGACCCTGCTCGACAATGGCGCGCCGGGGCTGCATTTCTATACGCTGAATCACGCCGAGGCGCCGCTGGCGATCTGGCGCGAGCTCGATCTGGGCTAG
- a CDS encoding phage holin family protein, whose product MTLILVWILNAVALLAVAYLLPGITVASFGSALIAALVLGLLNMLVKPVLVLLTLPITIVTLGLFLIVLNALLFWLAGSILRGFQVGGFWWAVAGAILYSIISGLLSRLIP is encoded by the coding sequence ATGACCCTGATACTCGTCTGGATCTTGAATGCCGTGGCCCTGCTGGCCGTGGCCTACCTGCTGCCCGGTATCACCGTGGCCAGTTTCGGTTCGGCGCTGATCGCCGCGTTGGTGCTGGGCCTGCTGAACATGCTGGTCAAGCCGGTGCTGGTGCTGCTGACGCTGCCCATCACCATTGTCACGCTGGGGCTCTTCCTTATCGTGCTCAATGCGCTGTTGTTCTGGCTGGCCGGCTCGATCCTGCGCGGCTTCCAGGTCGGCGGGTTCTGGTGGGCCGTGGCGGGCGCCATTCTGTACAGCATTATTTCCGGCCTGCTTTCGCGCCTGATTCCCTGA
- the ahcY gene encoding adenosylhomocysteinase, which translates to MNAVSDQAVADYHVADMSLAAWGRRELAIAETEMPGLMAIREEFAASQPLKGARIAGSLHMTIQTGVLIETLVALGAEVRWASCNIFSTQDHAAAAIAATGTPVFAVKGETLEEYWQYTHRIFEWPEGRHANMILDDGGDATLLLHLGARAEQDASVLAKPGSEEERVLFAAIKATLARDPKWYSTRLAQIRGVTEETTTGVHRLYQMAQKGELAFAAINVNDSVTKSKFDNLYGCRESLVDGIKRATDVMVAGKIAVVAGYGDVGKGCAQALAALRAQVWVTEIDPICALQAAMEGYKVVTMEEAAPHADIFVTATGNYHVITREHMQAMKDQAIVCNIGHFDNEIDVAALDDCQWEEIKPQVDHVVFPDGKRIILLAKGRLVNLGCATGHPSFVMSSSFANQTIAQIELYTRNEAYTRGQVYVLPKHLDEKVARLHLKKLGAKLTSLRQDQADYINVPVEGPYKPDHYRY; encoded by the coding sequence ATGAACGCCGTATCCGACCAAGCCGTTGCCGATTACCACGTTGCCGATATGTCGCTGGCCGCCTGGGGCCGCCGCGAGCTGGCCATTGCCGAAACCGAGATGCCGGGCCTGATGGCCATCCGCGAAGAGTTCGCGGCCAGCCAGCCGCTCAAGGGCGCGCGCATTGCCGGCAGCCTGCACATGACCATCCAGACCGGCGTGCTGATCGAGACGCTGGTGGCGCTGGGTGCCGAAGTGCGCTGGGCCTCGTGCAATATTTTCTCGACGCAAGACCACGCCGCCGCGGCCATTGCCGCCACGGGCACCCCGGTGTTCGCGGTCAAGGGCGAAACCCTTGAAGAATACTGGCAGTACACGCATCGCATCTTCGAATGGCCCGAAGGCCGCCACGCCAACATGATCCTCGACGACGGCGGCGATGCCACGCTGCTGCTGCACCTGGGCGCGCGCGCCGAGCAAGATGCCTCGGTGCTGGCCAAGCCGGGCAGCGAAGAAGAGCGCGTGCTGTTTGCCGCCATCAAGGCCACGCTGGCGCGCGACCCCAAGTGGTACTCGACCCGCCTGGCGCAAATTCGCGGCGTTACCGAAGAAACCACCACCGGCGTGCATCGCCTGTACCAGATGGCGCAGAAGGGCGAACTGGCCTTCGCCGCCATCAACGTCAACGATTCGGTCACGAAGTCCAAGTTCGACAACCTGTACGGCTGCCGCGAATCGCTGGTCGACGGCATCAAACGCGCCACCGACGTGATGGTGGCCGGCAAGATCGCCGTGGTGGCCGGCTACGGCGACGTGGGCAAGGGTTGCGCCCAGGCGCTGGCCGCGCTGCGCGCTCAGGTATGGGTCACTGAAATCGATCCGATCTGCGCGCTGCAGGCCGCCATGGAAGGCTACAAGGTCGTCACCATGGAAGAAGCCGCGCCCCATGCCGACATCTTCGTCACGGCCACCGGCAATTACCACGTCATTACCCGCGAACACATGCAGGCCATGAAAGACCAGGCCATCGTGTGCAACATCGGCCACTTCGACAACGAAATCGACGTGGCCGCGCTGGACGACTGCCAGTGGGAAGAAATCAAGCCGCAGGTCGACCACGTGGTGTTCCCCGACGGCAAGCGCATCATCCTGCTGGCCAAGGGCCGGCTGGTGAACCTGGGTTGCGCCACCGGCCACCCGTCGTTCGTGATGTCCTCGTCGTTCGCCAACCAGACCATCGCGCAGATCGAGCTGTACACCCGCAACGAGGCCTACACGCGTGGCCAGGTCTATGTGCTGCCCAAGCACCTGGACGAGAAAGTGGCGCGCCTGCACCTGAAGAAGCTGGGCGCCAAGCTGACCTCGCTGCGCCAGGACCAGGCCGACTACATCAATGTGCCCGTCGAAGGCCCGTACAAGCCTGATCACTACCGCTACTGA
- a CDS encoding response regulator transcription factor, whose amino-acid sequence MRKIYLVDDDEVVRDALGALFRSRGLSLDSYAGAGEFLQAWDADGLAREPACLLLDVRMAGMSGLELFETLKERGLASHHAVIFLTGHGDIPMAVEALRGGAYYFLEKPYSGNQLVDRVLESLAHVDAASAAPGLAAAALDVLTPRERDIASHIVAGRTNREIADALNISVRTVEVHRARLFAKLEVKSAVGLAQLWAQQGGPEPAPPGA is encoded by the coding sequence ATGAGAAAAATCTACCTGGTCGATGACGACGAAGTCGTGCGCGATGCGCTGGGCGCCTTGTTCCGCTCGCGCGGGCTCAGCCTGGACAGCTATGCCGGGGCCGGCGAGTTCCTGCAGGCATGGGATGCGGACGGCCTGGCGCGCGAGCCCGCCTGCCTGCTGCTCGACGTGCGCATGGCCGGCATGAGCGGCCTGGAATTGTTCGAAACCCTGAAAGAGCGCGGCCTGGCATCGCACCACGCCGTCATTTTCCTGACCGGCCATGGCGACATTCCCATGGCGGTCGAGGCTTTGCGCGGTGGCGCCTATTATTTCCTGGAAAAACCCTATTCCGGCAACCAGCTGGTGGATCGGGTGCTCGAAAGCCTGGCGCACGTGGACGCGGCCAGCGCCGCGCCCGGCCTGGCCGCGGCCGCGCTCGACGTGTTGACGCCGCGCGAGCGCGACATTGCCAGCCACATCGTGGCCGGCCGCACCAACCGCGAAATCGCCGACGCCCTGAATATCAGCGTGCGCACCGTGGAAGTGCACCGCGCCCGGCTGTTCGCCAAGCTTGAAGTCAAGAGCGCGGTCGGGCTGGCGCAGCTGTGGGCGCAGCAGGGCGGGCCGGAGCCCGCGCCCCCGGGGGCCTGA
- a CDS encoding sensor histidine kinase: MLDPSDADNTYFPHFSRWRRQARQHWRVGLPLAAILLIVAGAVVALVLSRALEHERREEQMISDTLWAEQALSFEAHRMIESIQVLSRDLDIDTPGDAYVFERRAAELLQRSPEVRLLCRVDTARQLRRCFPRAPAGAAGQAALWQEVLDRSLRLGRPSAMLWPGAPEPGTLLLAVPAQSDEPGNALVALLSLPQLLSDTLPWWFAHDNEVTLTNLNGVVLAVRDPGVKGRGVYTHRMETDIAGEQFFLNANSTRGVPRVVPNILTGAVVGLSLLLAWCVWALWRDLMRRTRAEAALREQQALRQAMENSLMSGLRARDLDGRIIYANPAFCEMVGYQADELIGRLPPMPYWAPENAEQSRRRHEQLLARTLSSEAYESVYLRRDGSRLTVLVSEAPLLDGNGRQTGWMASIMDITEQKRAQEFQRLQDERMNHMARLMTMGEMASALAHELNQPLAAINSYCSAASNLLDYADRDAAAARDVDGDVHALVSKARIQSERAGQIIGRVHDFVRKADPALAPVALAEVVEELLPLVRLQTTRSGEAVQVQAAAGLPPVLADRVLLEQVLLNLTRNAFEAMAHLPPAARRVLISVEALPDECAGRQRVAVRDWGHGLIDDARQALEAPFFTTKPQGMGMGLAVCRSALERMRSHLRYEALDVGARFYFDLPACKQEAQP; this comes from the coding sequence ATGTTGGACCCGTCTGACGCTGACAATACGTACTTCCCACATTTTTCGCGCTGGCGCCGCCAGGCGCGCCAGCACTGGCGCGTCGGCCTGCCGCTGGCGGCGATCCTGCTGATCGTGGCCGGCGCGGTGGTGGCGCTGGTGCTGTCGCGCGCGCTGGAACACGAGCGGCGCGAAGAGCAGATGATCTCGGACACGCTCTGGGCCGAACAGGCGTTGAGCTTCGAGGCCCATCGCATGATCGAGTCGATCCAGGTGCTGTCGCGCGACCTCGACATCGACACGCCCGGCGATGCCTACGTGTTCGAGCGGCGCGCCGCCGAGCTGCTGCAGCGCAGCCCGGAAGTGCGGCTGCTGTGCCGGGTTGATACGGCGCGCCAGCTGCGCCGCTGCTTTCCGCGCGCGCCGGCCGGGGCGGCCGGCCAGGCGGCGCTGTGGCAGGAAGTGCTCGACCGCAGCCTGCGGCTTGGCCGGCCCTCGGCCATGCTGTGGCCCGGCGCGCCCGAGCCGGGCACGTTGCTGCTGGCGGTGCCGGCGCAAAGCGATGAACCCGGCAACGCCCTGGTGGCGCTGTTGTCACTGCCGCAGCTGCTCAGCGACACGCTGCCCTGGTGGTTCGCGCATGACAACGAAGTGACCCTCACCAATCTCAATGGCGTGGTGCTGGCGGTGCGCGACCCCGGCGTGAAGGGGCGCGGCGTGTATACGCACCGCATGGAAACCGACATTGCCGGGGAGCAGTTTTTCCTGAACGCCAACAGCACCCGCGGCGTGCCGCGCGTGGTGCCCAACATCCTGACCGGTGCGGTGGTGGGCCTGTCGTTGTTGCTGGCCTGGTGCGTGTGGGCCCTGTGGCGCGACCTGATGCGGCGCACCCGCGCCGAAGCGGCCCTGCGCGAGCAGCAGGCGCTGCGCCAGGCGATGGAAAATTCCCTGATGTCGGGCCTGCGCGCGCGCGACCTGGACGGGCGCATCATCTACGCCAACCCGGCCTTCTGTGAAATGGTGGGCTACCAGGCCGACGAGCTGATCGGCCGGCTGCCGCCCATGCCCTACTGGGCGCCCGAAAACGCCGAGCAGTCGCGCCGCCGCCATGAGCAGTTGCTGGCCCGCACCCTGTCGTCGGAGGCGTACGAGTCGGTGTACCTGCGCCGCGACGGCTCACGCCTGACGGTGCTGGTCAGCGAGGCGCCGCTGCTTGACGGCAACGGCCGCCAGACGGGCTGGATGGCTTCCATCATGGACATCACCGAGCAAAAGCGGGCGCAGGAATTTCAGCGCCTGCAAGACGAGCGCATGAACCACATGGCGCGCCTGATGACCATGGGCGAAATGGCCTCGGCCCTGGCCCACGAACTGAACCAGCCGCTGGCCGCCATCAACAGTTATTGTTCGGCGGCTTCCAACCTGCTGGATTACGCCGACCGCGACGCCGCCGCCGCCCGCGACGTAGACGGCGACGTGCATGCATTGGTGTCCAAGGCGCGCATTCAGTCCGAACGGGCCGGCCAGATCATCGGCCGGGTGCACGACTTCGTGCGCAAGGCCGATCCGGCGCTGGCGCCCGTGGCGCTGGCCGAGGTCGTGGAAGAACTGCTGCCGCTGGTGCGGCTGCAAACTACCCGCAGCGGCGAGGCGGTGCAGGTGCAGGCCGCGGCCGGCCTGCCGCCGGTGCTGGCCGACCGCGTATTGCTGGAGCAGGTCTTGTTGAACCTGACTCGCAATGCGTTCGAGGCCATGGCGCACCTGCCGCCGGCCGCGCGACGCGTGCTGATTTCCGTGGAGGCCTTGCCGGACGAATGCGCTGGCCGCCAGCGGGTGGCCGTGCGCGACTGGGGCCACGGCCTGATCGATGACGCCCGCCAGGCGCTTGAGGCGCCGTTTTTCACCACCAAGCCGCAGGGCATGGGCATGGGGCTGGCCGTGTGCCGCTCGGCGCTCGAGCGCATGCGCTCGCACCTGCGCTACGAGGCGCTGGACGTAGGCGCGCGCTTCTATTTCGATCTGCCGGCCTGCAAGCAAGAGGCGCAACCATGA
- a CDS encoding TRAP transporter substrate-binding protein: protein MRMRFLIAGLCLTTAGITGTALAAEEPIIIKFSHVVATDTPKGKAAEEFKKLAEERTHGRVKVEVYPNSQLYKDKEELEALQLGSVQMLAPSLAKFGPLGVREFEVFDLPYLFDSYDDLHKVTAGPVGKQLMAKLDSKGIIGLAFWDNGFKVMTDNKPLREPADFRGQKMRIQSSKVLDAQFRALGAIPQVMAFSEVYQALQTGVVDGTENTPSNVYTQRMNEVQKYLTLSNHGYIGYAVIVNKKFWEGLPADIRTTLEGAMRDATTYGNEIAKKENDDALEKIKAAGKTEFITLTPEQKADWKKALSKVHKQQESRIGKDLIQAIYQATGNTM from the coding sequence ATGCGGATGCGATTTCTCATCGCCGGCCTGTGCCTGACCACTGCCGGCATCACGGGCACGGCGCTGGCCGCCGAAGAGCCCATCATCATCAAGTTCAGCCACGTGGTGGCCACCGACACCCCCAAGGGCAAGGCGGCGGAAGAGTTCAAGAAACTGGCTGAAGAACGCACCCATGGCCGCGTCAAGGTCGAGGTTTACCCCAACAGCCAGCTGTACAAAGACAAAGAAGAGCTCGAAGCCCTGCAGCTGGGCTCAGTGCAGATGCTGGCGCCGTCGCTGGCCAAGTTCGGCCCGCTGGGCGTACGCGAATTCGAAGTCTTCGACCTGCCCTACCTGTTCGACAGCTACGACGACCTGCACAAGGTCACCGCGGGCCCGGTGGGCAAGCAACTGATGGCCAAGCTCGATTCCAAGGGCATCATCGGCCTGGCGTTCTGGGACAACGGCTTCAAGGTCATGACCGACAACAAGCCGCTGCGCGAGCCGGCCGACTTCCGCGGCCAGAAAATGCGCATCCAGTCGTCCAAGGTGCTGGATGCCCAGTTCCGCGCGCTGGGCGCCATTCCTCAAGTAATGGCGTTCTCCGAGGTCTACCAGGCCCTGCAAACCGGCGTGGTCGACGGCACCGAGAACACGCCGTCCAACGTCTACACGCAGCGCATGAACGAAGTGCAGAAGTACCTGACGCTGTCGAACCACGGCTACATCGGCTACGCGGTGATCGTGAACAAGAAGTTCTGGGAAGGCCTGCCCGCCGACATCCGCACCACGCTCGAAGGCGCCATGCGCGATGCCACCACCTACGGCAACGAAATCGCCAAGAAAGAAAACGACGACGCCCTTGAAAAAATCAAGGCGGCCGGCAAGACCGAGTTCATCACCCTGACGCCCGAACAAAAGGCCGACTGGAAAAAAGCCCTGTCGAAGGTTCACAAGCAACAGGAAAGCCGCATCGGCAAAGACCTGATCCAGGCCATCTACCAAGCCACCGGCAACACGATGTAA